The following are encoded in a window of Panicum virgatum strain AP13 chromosome 5N, P.virgatum_v5, whole genome shotgun sequence genomic DNA:
- the LOC120673823 gene encoding uncharacterized protein LOC120673823, whose protein sequence is MSGAEEQLPPQVSDVSKEQDGVTKPSLGKEPVPGSELWTDGLICAFELIKGPRKPVHRKSWPMIEQVQEKGSTMYTRKHLRRNGHPMIAPKVDQSIVLENPRQAEFYNDPSVPKDRPVYAGEILDHKWVPIGWSRIAELVQRVQSDSSWENELMEFSDSEDDYTVADLAAPYWQRPGGPTWWCHVIAGHPSIDAWLNSAHWMHPAIRTALRDESKLISDRMKYLLYEVPVRVAGGLLFELLGQSVGDPNKEEDDIPIVLRSWQAQNFLVTAMHVKGHSSNINVLGVTEVQELLLAGGGQTPRSVHEVIAHLVNRLSRWDDRLFRKYIFGEADEIELKFVNRRNHEDLNLVSIILNQEIRRLATQVIRVKWSLHAREEIVDELLRHLRGNATRAILESIRKCTRNMLEEQEAVRGRLFTIQDVMQSTVRAWLQDRSLRVTHNLAIFGGGGMVLSIITGLFGINVDGIPGAQNTPYAFGLFTGLLFFLGVILIGVGMLYLGLQNPVNSEKVKVRKLELQQLVSMFQHEAEQHGKVREGLSRHGTSLSSSAASDEGYILIA, encoded by the exons ATGAGTGGCGCTGAGGAGCAGCTGCCGCCTCAGGTCAGCGACGTGTCCAAGGAGCAAGACGGTGTTACCAAGCCCAGTTTGGGGAAAGAGCCCGTTCCAGGGAGTGAGCTCTGGACGGATGGGCTCATCTGCGCATTTGAGTTGATCAAAGGTCCCAGGAAGCCTGTTCATCGCAAATCATGGCCAATGATTGAGCAAGTGCAGGAGAAAGGATCCACTATGTACACGAGGAAGCACCTGAGAAGGAATGGGCACCCTATGATAGCTCCAAAAGTGGATCAGAGCATTGTGTTGGAGAACCCCCGTCAGGCTGAATTCTATAATGATCCTTCAGTTCCCAAAGACAGGCCAGTTTATGCTGGGGAGATTTTGGATCACAAATGGGTGCCCATTGGATGGAGTAGGATCGCCGAACTGGTCCAGAGGGTTCAATCAGACTCCAGCTGGGAGAATGAGTTGATGGAGTTCAGTGATAGTGAGGATGATTACACCGTGGCTGATCTTGCAGCTCCATACTGGCAGCGTCCTGGGGGCCCTACTTGGTGGTGCCATGTCATCGCGGGCCATCCCTCAATCGATGCATGGTTGAATAGCGCTCACTGGATGCATCCGGCCATCAGAACTGCGCTCAGAGATGAGAGCAAACTGATAAGCGACCGGATGAAGTACCTTCTCTACGAG GTCCCAGTAAGAGTTGCAGGAGGACTGTTATTTGAGCTTCTTGGTCAGTCGGTTGGAGATCCAAATAAAGAAGAGGACGATATACCCATTGTGCTTCGGTCTTGGCAAGCTCAAAATTTTCTTGTAACAGCAATGCATGTCAAAGGTCATTCATCCAATATAAATGTGTTAGGAGTGACTGAAGTGCAG GAGTTGCTTCTTGCTGGTGGAGGCCAAACACCTAGATCAGTGCATGAAGTAATTGCTCATTTGGTCAACCGTCTTTCACGTTGGGATGATAG ATTATTCCGGAAATATATCTTTGGGGAGGCAGATGAAATTGAACTGAAATTTGTGAATAG GAGAAATCATGAAGATCTAAATCTTGTTAGCATAATACTGAATCAGGAAATCAGAAGGTTAGCAACACAG GTAATCAGGGTTAAATGGTCACTCCATGCAAGGGAAGAAATCGTAGATGAGCTTCTCAGACATTTGAGGGGTAACGCCACAAGAGCTATCTTAGAGAGTATCAGAAAGTGTACAAGGAACATGTTGGAAGAGCAGGAAGCTGTGCGTGGACGCCTGTTCACTATTCAGGATGTTATGCAAAGCACTGTTCGTGCATGGTTACAG GATAGAAGTCTCCGTGTCACCCACAATTTGGCTATTTTCGGAGGCGGTGGCATGGTTTTATCCATAATCACGGGACTCTTTGGGATCAACGTTGATGGCATACCAGGAGCACAGAATACAccctatgcattcggtttgttTACAGGGCTTCTCTTCTTTCTTGGAGTCATCCTAATCGGCGTGGGAATGCTGTATCTCGGATTACAGAACCCAGTTAACAGTGAGAAGGTGAAGGTGAGGAAGCTGGAGCTACAGCAGCTGGTGTCCATGTTCCAGCATGAAGCAGAGCAGCACGGCAAGGTCAGGGAAGGTCTTAGCCGGCATGGTACATCACTGAGTTCGTCTGCAGCCTCGGATGAAGGGTACATTCTTATCGCCTGA
- the LOC120673824 gene encoding probable receptor-like protein kinase At2g42960: MSISAALSRTTTVFQLRVWELIAIGVGIFMAILLVFAMCLSLRKKRKIVKGFDNTSLAEIPIVSKEINVDRVDAQILNEAPFMPVHDKYTQMKGAGQLGESRSVDVDTFSQCSSVYNIEKAGSSYSEDYSYSSSGPARKGSSPYAYSASPLVGLPELSHLGWGHWFTLRDLECATNRFAKSNVLGEGGYGVVYKGRLVNGTDIAVKKILNNVGQAEKEFRVEVEAIGHVRHKNLVRLLGYCVEGIHRMLVYEYVNNGNLEQWLHGVNQRGVLSWENRMKILLGTAKALAYLHEAIDPKVVHRDIKSSNILIDDEFNSKVSDFGLAKLLNSDKSHINTRVMGTYGYVAPEYANSGMLNEKSDIYSFGVVMLECVTARDPVDYAKPADEVNLIEWLKMMVTNKRAEEVVDPNLEDKPPKRALKRAILVGFKCVDPDADKRPKMSHVVQMLEAVQNAYHQDQRKLSQVGSMDVESQQSLEETSNSADA, translated from the exons ATGTCTATCAGTGCGGCACTCTCAAGAACCACCACCGTGTTTCAGTTGAGAGTATGGGAATTGATTGCCATTGGTGTTGGGATATTCATGGCAATTCTGTTGGTCTTCGCGATGTGCCTTTCGCTccgaaagaaaaggaagatagtGAAAGGGTTCGACAACACTTCGTTGGCTGAGATCCCTATCGTGTCAAAGGAAATCAATGTTGACAGAGTTGATGCGCAGATTCTAAATGAAGCACCCTTCATGCCGGTGCATGATAAATATACGCAGATGAAGGGTGCAGGGCAGTTGGGAGAGAGTAGATCTGTTGATGTCGATACGTTCAGCCAGTGCAGCTCCGTCTACAACATAGAGAAGGCTGGGAGTTCGTACTCTGAAGATTACAGTTACAGCAGCTCTGGACCCGCTAGGAAAGGCAGTTCACCATATGCATATTCAGCATCGCCATTGGTTGGCTTGCCTGAGTTATCACATTTGGGCTGGGGCCACTGGTTTACCTTGAGGGACCTGGAGTGCGCGACGAATCGGTTTGCAAAGAGTAATGTCCTTGGAGAAGGTGGGTATGGAGTTGTCTACAAGGGCCGGCTGGTGAACGGTACTGATATTGCCGTGAAGAAGATCCTTAATAATGT GGGCCAGGCAGAGAAGGAATTTAGAGTTGAAGTTGAAGCCATCGGTCATGTTCGGCATAAGAATCTGGTGCGGCTTCTGGGATACTGTGTGGAAGGGATACACAG GATGCTTGTCTATGAGTATGTCAACAATGGCAACCTAGAACAATGGCTTCATGGCGTGAATCAGCGTGGTGTCCTTAGTTGGGAAAATCGCATGAAGATTCTCCTTGGCACTGCAAAAGC TCTTGCTTACCTTCATGAGGCCATAGACCCCAAAGTTGTACACCGAGATATTAAGTCAAGTAATATCTTAATCGACGATGAATTCAATAGCAAGGTTTCTGATTTTGGGTTGGCCAAACTTCTGAATTCTGACAAAAGCCATATCAATACAAGAGTGATGGGAACATATGG GTACGTAGCACCCGAATATGCAAACAGTGGGATGTTAAATGAAAAGAGCGATATCTACAGTTTTGGAGTGGTGATGTTAGAATGTGTGACAGCTAGGGATCCAGTTGATTATGCTAAGCCTGCAGATGAG GTGAATCTCATAGAGTGGCTTAAAATGATGGTTACCAATAAGAGAGCCGAGGAGGTAGTTGATCCAAACCTCGAGGATAAGCCACCAAAACGTGCCCTTAAGCGGGCAATCTTGGTTGGCTTCAAGTGTGTCGATCCTGATGCTGACAAGAGGCCAAAGATGAGTCATGTTGTCCAAATGCTTGAAGCAGTTCAAAATGCATATCATCAA GACCAAAGAAAGCTCAGCCAGGTGGGAAGCATGGATGTTGAATCCCAGCAGTCACTAGAGGAGACTTCAAACAGCGCTGATGCCTGA